CCCAGCACATCCAGGGGGCACAGGAAGTCTTAATATTTAGTCAGATTATTAAGAAGTGGGAAGAAATGGTGCGCAAACCACAGTTTTCAAGCTCACGATAGGCGGTGAAAAGTGGAGCTCATAAAAAGTGAAACATAATCTTGTGATGCACAGTTCTTCtgcaaagtggaaaaaagtacTCGGACCTTTTACTCAAGTAAACATTAAAATCCTTTTTAAGTAGCGTAGCAGTTCACGGGTTGTATGTCGAAAGTGACTGTACTCGTGAAATGACACTTCATGCACACGATAGGCAGTTATTGGGCTAAATTTATGAATTTATTGATGTGCATATATCTTTCATGTTGCAACTGTGGATTTTTCAttacttaaatattttattaattgcaCTCAAAATACAAAGTGCATGGAAATACATAAACGAAGTACAAGTCTGAATTTTAAGAGGGGAAAAGTGATGAGGATATTTACACTGAGTTGCTAAGCAATATTTACTGACAGTTGCAGCTTGCTTTCTTTAACAATCTCAACGGTGTTCTTTCCTTGTTTGTTTCTATTACACAAATAATACATTATAGTTATTGATAGTGTGGTATAAGATGCAGCTCTGTTAAATGCAGAGATTAGGAACTTCTCAATTAGATATTAGGACCTGAAACTGATGAAATGAATGATTAAAACTTGATCTCAGGTCCAACATGAAGTGAACATTATGCTCATTTTCTCTTACATGCAGATGGACTTCCTTTTCTATCAGGGAATAAAGGAGAAGTGGATTTGCCTTAGATTTAGAGTAATCATTTATGTACTTTATCTGTGTAATTTACTGTGCAGTCCCAGACTGTAGGAGACTGCAGCTGTTCCAGTGAGTGAGCAGATATTGCTAAGAACCATCATCTAATTATTTCTGTGATCAGATTTATTCTGCTAATTTCTAGCTCCATATTTTCACTCTTGAactctactagagtagctttgcatgattttgagttcaaaataatccttattttaaAGAAAGGCTTTTGGGTCCACTGAGTATCCTAGTAGAAGGATGCAGCTTTGACAGCTTTGACTAAACTTTTCTCGTTTTTTGCGGTTCACTTTAAGTCAGGCGCTCCTCCTCAGGCTCATCTTTGTCCCTTTCATGTTAAGATTTCAGATCATATGTCGGTTCTTTTTTGTTACATAACTTCACCTTTCCTCTCCACCCTCCCTGATGAAAACAGGCTTGCTGTCATTTCGGGTGTGTCCTTTTTGAATAACTGAACTTTTGTTCCTTTTGTAGACATATTTATTGTGGGCTCACTCCAAAGACTGCATTCACAGACACAAGATAATCACAAGGTGCACATTACTAAATTTACTTTATAaatcatgcatttttttttcatacatgtGTTACTTTGAGAAAGAGATTTCTAACTTTAGGTTTGCAGGTCTGGACTGATGATGATCCTCTCCACTGATCTACTGCTGTGGCTGAACGCCGTGACAGAGGACAGCATCCACGTGGAGATCGAGCTGGGAAAACGAAACGGCCTCGCTGATGACGACACAATCCCACCTGATGGGGACAGCTCAGACTTAGCAGGTAGATACTGCAAGAAAGGCCACATTCACTCAGGATCCTAAGGTTGTATGGTTGAGCTCACTTTATTCAATTATGATATACGACTTACTAATGTAGCTGCAAGATGGATGCGAAACTAAAAGGAATGTATTTAAAGTTCTCTTCCTTCCTGCAGGGAATTCAACCTGTCAGTGCAACGCGAGCACAGCCTGCCTCGCCTTCAGGAAGGGCTTCGAaatcttttttcctttcaacATAGAATACTACCTGATGGCAGGCTGCTTGATCTATGTGATGTGGAAGAACGTGGGCCGCATAACGGGTCCAGATCACCACGTCACTGAGAAGAAGACGCTATATATTGTGTGCACAGGTGGGATCACACTGGGCCTCGTGTTTGGGGGCCTGGTTCTGGCTGCAGGAGTGACTGCCTTCGTTCTCTATCAGGTCTATGTGAGCCAGCCGGAGTTTCGCCTCACCGCCTTCTTCATATTTTATGGCTATCATTTAGTCGTCATGCCCATCatgtctctctgctctctggTCGGGCTAGTAGTCCAAAGGTTAGAGAGGAGAGCGCATGAAGTGGGGCCTAATCCCTCTCGTAGGCTGGATGTGGTCCTCCTGATGGCGGGGGCTCTGGGCAAGCTGGCTCTGTGCTACTTCGCCGTGGTGGCAGCTCTGGGTATGGGCACCAATGGCCCTCTGGGGGACCTGGATCTGTCCTACTCCCTCTTGAGTCTGCTGGAGCTCATCCTCCAGAACATCTTCATCATTGAAGGCCTCCACAGACACCCACACCTCAGcatcaagaagaagaagaagaagaagaagcagatgaGCAGTATTTTCAAGGTAGCTGCattctttttttcaaaacacAATTCAGAAATACTGAAGTTTCATTTGTAATATAACTGTTAACTTGTCCGAAATGAATTTTTCCCAAAATGTTGTTTTCTAAAATGTCATTGAATTTCCTAAAATATTGCAGTTTTGTTGGTTTTCTGTCAGGTTGTttcagagtgtttttttttagtctgtTTTCTGAGATGTAGCTGGATTTTCATTGTTTGTTACATTTCCTGAAACATTGTGTTTTGggatttgctttttcttttcagaaaaattcttttcatttttacgTTTTCTGAAATCTCATGTTTTCattctttccattttttttattttatttattaatatgttcTGAAATGGTTCTTTTTGTGCACCTCAGAGCCCCTGTATATTTTACTGATGTGTTGAGAGGCATTAAaatgtttcatatttatattaaaactcGTTTACAGCTGAAGAAAAAAGCACAAGAGAACAAAAAGACAGATATTTCTCTACTGGAGGCCAAAATATCAGCGCCCCCTACTGTCCAGGAGCAGGAGCCAACAAAACCCTGGGccaaaagagtgagacaagagaTCTGCGCTTTCCTCATTCTTTCAAATATCATGGTACTACTGTGTTTTATGAACCCGTTTTGaaagaatatttaaaaatgttcagtATTTGAATAACACGTAGATGTTCCCTCTTCTTTAGCTGTGGCTGATTCCTGCATTTGGAGTCCACCCGCAGTTCGAGAACGGGCTGGGAAAAGAGTTCTTCGGCTTCACCACTTGGTTTATTATGATGAATTTGGGTCAGCCGCTCAGCGTCTTCTACAGGATGCACTCAGTGGCAGCTTTAACGGAGCTGCTCATCTCTGCATGACACGCACAGACTCCATCCCTTTTAGACTACACGAACCAAAAACTGGATTACTGAATACACAAACCAACTCAAGAACAAGCTCGCCCCTCAACATAGAACTTCATGTTGTTTAAAATATGGAGATGACAGTACCTCGCAGTCTTCTGGCCTGTGCGTCCTGATTTTattcaagtttttaaaaaagcatttttaaagttttaggCAGATATATTGGTAGAGCAGCAAATTCAGGACCCCGGGCTCTCTGATGAGAttcttttaaagatttttacCTTCCTGTCGTCACACATCGGAGCAACAAGCACTCATatttttggcaaaataaataaatgtcctACAAAACTCACGAGTTTGCCAGATATTgtcatttttcctttaattggACACATTTACACATTCTTCATCTTTACATTACTTGGCATTAAGAATGAGCCGTCCTGATTTTTAATAACAGTTCAGGTGTGAGGAAGATAAACCAGCAGCTCCTCTAAATCCTCTGGATCTCAAACAGCCTGATGTCGGTGTCGTACCAGATCGGAGGGTCAACATTACTgcgagaagaagaaaaaacaaaacgctaATAAAGGAGTCCACTGAACACATCCCAAAGAATACAGGCAGGTTTATTTACCGTAAGTAGATGACGCCCCAAATGTATGTGCGGAACCACATGGCTGTGCCAGCGTTGGCTTGGTACTTCCTGATGAGGATGGGGTGGGGGACGGGTAGGAGACCCACGAGTGTGCCGTGCTGCAGGAACTTGAGGATTTCCGACTCGTCAGTCAGACCCCTGAGGACGACAATAAACCGCGAGACACTGAGAATAAATCTGACGTCTAAATGTGAAGAATCAATAGTAACTTTTATGTGATAAATCTGTAAAAAGTGCTACTGTTTAAATTTATCAAAATGTTTGATGCTCCACATAAATGAGTTTATTAAAGTGAACGCAAAAATAACTGTTTGTAATCAGACGTGCAACAAATTTCTTTCTTCAAAGAAA
This sequence is a window from Pelmatolapia mariae isolate MD_Pm_ZW linkage group LG8, Pm_UMD_F_2, whole genome shotgun sequence. Protein-coding genes within it:
- the LOC134633439 gene encoding proton channel OTOP3-like, which encodes MSTDLDAGDLELDTVCGTPENPTSDEPLQSSDHHQTHEQELDPVLLWVPSGRRLISGLVGLNVVLLGTALVVGENFNPEGLSHQEPEVFLLVLMGISLIWMFWYLLWARRHPDISPHRDHHAGGVPVILALLLFAAFSLLLFVFRVGYLMSTRECKPAATLISPFMEAPFLTLQTYLLWAHSKDCIHRHKIITRSGLMMILSTDLLLWLNAVTEDSIHVEIELGKRNGLADDDTIPPDGDSSDLAGNSTCQCNASTACLAFRKGFEIFFPFNIEYYLMAGCLIYVMWKNVGRITGPDHHVTEKKTLYIVCTGGITLGLVFGGLVLAAGVTAFVLYQVYVSQPEFRLTAFFIFYGYHLVVMPIMSLCSLVGLVVQRLERRAHEVGPNPSRRLDVVLLMAGALGKLALCYFAVVAALGMGTNGPLGDLDLSYSLLSLLELILQNIFIIEGLHRHPHLSIKKKKKKKKQMSSIFKLKKKAQENKKTDISLLEAKISAPPTVQEQEPTKPWAKRVRQEICAFLILSNIMLWLIPAFGVHPQFENGLGKEFFGFTTWFIMMNLGQPLSVFYRMHSVAALTELLISA